In one Novosphingobium humi genomic region, the following are encoded:
- a CDS encoding autotransporter-associated beta strand repeat-containing protein: MKQRRGWLLSSSILALGAMASLPATALAQSAPVNVTNGSGGTGFVVSGDTSLQAANPTKVVGSNVSVGSNSSQTVFTNYATAGGNGSGGGAGLGGVFFVDNGATLTLNNVSFANNTVTGGQGGGIATSSVAPIAFTVTGVTADASAAQIYRPSLSNGSTNLISYNNGQYYLTGVVATGDNQLITQGAGVAVAGQNNGVSVAGTVGSTISSITNVGVDANGNSLNLISFADAIALPTSDLVTGTVTLASTTVTLGSPVNVSMLQRGQTVFLSDGTTATVASITYDSTDPSSPVITAFTLDHAVANVTVTAVSVTEVNVARFATTTTSTLSNTITPIAGMTGFKVGMVITGNGVPANTVVTAVDANTGVITLSNQVDLSQVYSFKGTFSPLISNTGGAAVVQVNSLTGLAVGEAVTGTGIPNGTVITAINTTTNQITLSNVIASNGVSAINASKEIMTFNPVLAINQTGGSTGTVTVGTTTGLVVGHLLVGSNVPANAVITGINTANNTVSYRIDAAAGNLNTGGSMNNLAYIGTVGGNGSGGADGSAFSAIFVDGEGSPGNNGHNAANGTNAPGGTGGVGGSGSAGVPFNAQQTLAVVNDGFTLGFDIAEAAAALAQFTPNFAESAIKVARAAVDGVTLANDILALVTWNIALANGTVAHGGAGGQGGNGGTGSTFYGGGAGGQGGSGGAGALSQTDGGAGGAGGAGGAGGFGAGGGSGGLGGAGGSGGQSIAGADGTGGAAGFGGGVGSTGTSGGGGGSGFGGAIFVRSGGTLVLQGNGIFQNNAAIAGSSNNGGAAGQAAGADMFMMTGSNVTIQPGTGNTITFYDSIADDSASSIGTASIAAGSGASLKIVGGGTVQFLGTNTYSGTTEISGATLEAQDGTGIHAMSHILFDGSGTIGAGLSTSSAGVLLSGGTFSRAVGSQPNNVSWAGSGGFAATSGGLTVNLGSINGGVGPALTWNSGGFVTAGSTLVFGSDAADATGSVNFLNAINLSGLDGKIAVLHNSGAATNGSTSFDAVMQGAISGGTLTVNDAYNGYTGSLLLSSQNSLDGITVNGGQVSTTNGTTSGRLMNAVSGGSVQVNAGSLVLGGAEALTTVNVAASAMLVAAGATTATAITNAGATTFGNTLSANSITNAGMLSLLGSTTVSGNVTNQSTGSLWQLANVSAASAANNAGGIWDLSGDLTTSGAVTNDGLLNVVGTLSGDMLSETAATRTINTAGFGGASTGNVNLGGLYNAANTLVINQSGTSTYSGIFSGTGGLTKTGAGLLNLAGANTFTGPLAINGGTIDTTAGGTFADTLDVTVGAAGTYLVGTNDTIHSLSNSGNTTVNAGLNLATLTNDATGNATVNGSLASTGDVSNAGTLGFASGSTGSVGGALNNTGTLTSAGQLTVSGLFTNALGANATLGSAGWTLLDSLSNSGTLTASSPLTVTNAVTNDGLLNLSAGSQGQFGSLTNTGTVNADDSLNVSGAYTQNAGTLTVAGGKTLTTGSFSGAGGTVTLNGTGNVFTINQSADGTYAGVVTGTGGVYKQGAATLTLAGAANSFTPGQLIVHEGGMTVQNAGILGGALPVRTDAAGTLTLLGDQSIMGLLNNGTTNLVADLTTSSTIENNGLFNVIGSVSGDPAVEAAATRTINTAGFGGASTGNVNLGGLQGVANTLVINQSGNSLYSGIFSGAGALTKTGSGVLNLAGASTFAGPLTVNAGWIDTSAGGTFTDTLDATVAANAGLYLGANDTIHSVTNSGTTYVDAAINLTTLNTTATGYTQVYGTLNASGDVSNAGTTRFSTGSFENLQGNLVNTGDLRSRGTLTVAGLFTNDTTGTATLGSGIYANNGTSQFGAMLNNGLIDAYTPLTVTGNATNSATGTLNLHLGSAPTFGSLNNSGAINASDNLSVSGAYVQDAGTLSLADHLVMNTGSFSGAGGSVLLGDSTGWAINQTTDGTYYGVIGSLSGNASSASIFKYGTAALTLNGGAGSVMASLLEVADGTLNVASANALSSNMTLYVNPQQQGAAPVLNLLTDQSITSLFTNVGGVTNLSADLTTSSYTQVDGRLNVLADGNGAATRTINTPYLLGATSGEINLDANATLNVNQAGNSLYQGIFTGGGALTKTGNGTLLLSGASTFTGPLTINGGTIDTTPGGTFADTLDVTVGAAGTLIAGTADTIRSINNSGTTTVNAALSLASMTNNAGGTVGINSALSASGDVSNGGTLTFAQGSTGTIGGALTNSGMLTSQGVLQVAGLFTNAAAATATLGTTGGSSFGSLANAGTLNVNSVLLVSGAATNSAGGTVNLDAGTLSELGSLNNAGTFTASSSLLVDHNVANSGTLTLNAGNTYQFDSLTNSGAVAANADLYVANAYTQNAGSLITSNNAMLTTGTLSGAGGTITLNGTSTFNINQTANGTYSGVINGTGTVEKYGTGVLTLNGGVDSFAPSALSIHFGGVTVATADLLDHALNVQIDTPGTLTLQANQTIHNLTGSGVLNIGTNLLNLANGGSFSGTVQGTGNVAVSNGTFNLSGQSSSTSGTFSTGTGTTLNVTQTGSIVAPSVTLANSTVNLSGAIAANAVNVAGSLLHLGNGIDLGQNGATSGLVTSADTYVINSGSVTGNGSITGNTFVGGATAGTIAPGNSPGVLTFGNLNFGNNSSAIMQIDGNAGAGATGGYDQIIVTGALSLSGSSVLNLTKSLPANNYVIPLGSGIQIFKVAPGKTSGFFGSVVTSNYSQPVALNLSNGTVYGLGSYTPASFTAAVATSDNQKAILGTMLVNSAGGTPQYYGGNLLGALTSALAAGGASTAGVFQRWSPQGYGAILDQMQLASLDGLAEVGGYQKLNPGHIRATGSIERSGMDGIKVAGDSWNKHRGMAYNIGFSGDLKFAQLNVTYSHTNGTYSNDYMTGSMPGDQFAAGFSAPLTRDQALRLFGRFAYGTYSAHGKRVTLTGAADYTANGASTTTFGGGLEYLKAYGPLTLDLSAEYMGMTQKTKAFTESGLTVSPLDLFAVGAMSRNQQLGRLRARFDYGFSKVVGGYVDLAYTHAFGNGQTMIGATQVADPISFSIKDSGLAADRVQASAGLRFTIAPGVQINADGGLGNNGLFRFGGGARIAF, encoded by the coding sequence ATGAAACAGCGTCGTGGATGGTTGCTCTCAAGCTCGATTCTGGCTCTTGGTGCCATGGCTTCGCTTCCGGCCACGGCCTTGGCCCAGAGCGCCCCGGTCAATGTCACCAATGGCAGCGGCGGCACGGGCTTTGTCGTTTCGGGCGACACCTCGCTTCAGGCGGCCAACCCCACTAAAGTAGTCGGTTCGAACGTTTCGGTGGGCTCGAACAGCAGCCAGACGGTCTTCACCAACTATGCCACTGCGGGCGGCAACGGTTCGGGCGGCGGCGCGGGCCTTGGCGGCGTGTTCTTCGTGGACAATGGCGCCACGCTCACGCTCAACAACGTAAGCTTTGCCAATAACACCGTGACGGGCGGTCAGGGTGGCGGTATCGCCACATCGTCGGTTGCCCCCATCGCCTTCACCGTCACGGGCGTCACGGCCGATGCCAGCGCGGCCCAGATCTATCGCCCCTCGCTTTCCAATGGCTCGACCAACCTGATCAGCTACAACAACGGCCAGTATTACCTGACCGGCGTGGTTGCCACCGGCGACAACCAGTTGATCACCCAGGGCGCGGGCGTGGCCGTTGCCGGACAGAACAACGGCGTCAGCGTGGCCGGGACCGTCGGCTCGACGATTTCCAGCATCACCAATGTGGGCGTTGATGCGAACGGCAATTCGCTCAACCTCATCAGCTTTGCCGATGCCATCGCGCTGCCCACCTCGGATCTGGTCACCGGTACGGTAACTCTGGCCAGCACCACGGTGACCTTGGGCAGCCCGGTCAATGTCTCGATGCTCCAGCGGGGCCAGACCGTTTTCCTGTCGGACGGCACCACCGCCACCGTCGCCTCGATCACCTATGACTCGACCGATCCCAGCAGCCCGGTCATCACTGCCTTCACGCTGGACCACGCCGTTGCCAATGTCACCGTCACCGCCGTCTCCGTGACCGAAGTGAACGTGGCACGCTTTGCCACCACCACCACCAGCACCCTGTCCAACACAATCACGCCGATCGCGGGCATGACCGGTTTCAAGGTGGGGATGGTCATCACCGGCAACGGCGTTCCGGCCAATACGGTCGTGACCGCGGTTGATGCCAATACCGGCGTTATCACCCTTTCCAATCAGGTCGATCTGAGTCAGGTCTATTCCTTCAAGGGAACCTTCAGCCCGCTGATCTCGAACACGGGCGGCGCGGCCGTGGTTCAGGTCAATTCGCTCACCGGCCTTGCCGTGGGTGAAGCGGTTACGGGCACCGGCATCCCCAACGGGACGGTGATCACCGCGATCAACACCACCACCAACCAGATCACGCTGAGCAATGTCATCGCCTCGAACGGCGTATCGGCGATCAATGCCAGCAAGGAAATCATGACCTTCAACCCGGTGCTGGCGATCAACCAGACCGGCGGCAGCACCGGCACCGTGACGGTGGGCACCACCACCGGCCTCGTGGTCGGCCATCTGCTGGTGGGCAGCAATGTGCCCGCCAATGCCGTGATCACCGGGATCAACACCGCCAACAACACTGTTTCCTACCGCATCGACGCTGCGGCGGGCAATCTCAACACCGGCGGCTCGATGAACAATCTGGCCTATATCGGCACCGTGGGCGGCAATGGCAGCGGCGGCGCGGACGGCAGCGCCTTTTCCGCGATCTTTGTCGATGGCGAAGGTTCGCCGGGCAATAACGGGCACAATGCCGCAAACGGCACCAATGCGCCCGGCGGCACCGGCGGCGTGGGCGGCAGCGGCAGCGCGGGCGTCCCCTTCAACGCCCAGCAGACGCTGGCGGTGGTCAATGATGGCTTCACGCTTGGTTTTGACATTGCCGAAGCGGCGGCGGCTCTGGCCCAGTTCACCCCCAATTTCGCCGAATCGGCGATCAAGGTGGCCCGCGCGGCGGTTGACGGCGTGACGCTGGCCAATGACATTCTCGCGCTGGTCACATGGAACATCGCGCTGGCCAACGGCACGGTGGCGCATGGCGGCGCGGGCGGCCAGGGCGGCAATGGCGGCACCGGTTCGACCTTCTACGGCGGCGGCGCGGGCGGTCAGGGCGGCTCAGGCGGCGCGGGCGCGCTCTCCCAGACCGATGGTGGCGCGGGCGGTGCGGGCGGCGCGGGCGGCGCGGGCGGCTTTGGCGCGGGCGGCGGCTCGGGCGGCCTTGGCGGCGCGGGCGGCTCGGGCGGCCAGAGCATCGCCGGCGCGGACGGCACGGGCGGCGCGGCCGGTTTCGGCGGCGGCGTGGGCTCCACGGGCACATCGGGCGGCGGCGGCGGCTCGGGCTTTGGCGGCGCGATCTTTGTGCGCAGCGGCGGCACGCTGGTGCTGCAAGGCAACGGCATCTTCCAGAACAACGCGGCCATCGCCGGGTCGAGCAACAATGGCGGCGCGGCAGGGCAAGCAGCGGGCGCCGACATGTTCATGATGACCGGCAGCAATGTGACCATTCAGCCGGGCACGGGCAACACGATCACCTTCTACGATTCCATCGCGGACGACAGCGCCTCGAGCATCGGCACCGCCTCGATCGCGGCGGGCAGCGGCGCGTCGCTCAAGATCGTGGGCGGCGGCACGGTGCAGTTCCTTGGCACCAACACCTATTCGGGCACGACCGAGATTTCGGGCGCCACGCTGGAGGCGCAGGACGGCACCGGCATCCATGCCATGAGCCACATCCTGTTTGACGGTTCGGGCACGATAGGCGCGGGTCTGTCGACCAGCTCGGCCGGTGTGCTGCTCTCGGGCGGCACCTTCAGCCGCGCGGTGGGCAGCCAGCCCAACAACGTTTCTTGGGCAGGCAGCGGCGGCTTTGCGGCCACTTCGGGCGGGTTGACCGTCAATCTGGGCTCGATCAACGGCGGCGTCGGCCCCGCGCTCACCTGGAATTCGGGCGGCTTTGTCACTGCGGGCAGCACGCTGGTGTTCGGCTCGGATGCGGCGGATGCCACCGGTTCGGTCAATTTCCTCAATGCGATCAACCTGAGCGGTCTGGACGGCAAGATCGCGGTGCTCCACAACAGCGGCGCGGCCACCAACGGCTCCACCAGCTTTGACGCGGTGATGCAGGGGGCGATCTCGGGCGGCACGCTGACGGTGAATGACGCCTATAACGGCTACACCGGCTCGCTGCTGCTTTCCAGCCAGAACAGTCTGGACGGCATCACCGTCAATGGCGGCCAGGTTTCGACCACCAACGGCACGACCAGCGGGCGGTTGATGAACGCTGTTTCGGGCGGTTCGGTACAGGTCAACGCAGGCAGCCTGGTGCTGGGCGGCGCCGAAGCGCTGACCACGGTCAATGTGGCGGCGAGCGCCATGCTGGTGGCTGCGGGCGCCACCACGGCCACGGCCATCACCAACGCGGGCGCCACCACCTTCGGCAACACGCTGTCGGCCAACTCGATCACCAATGCGGGCATGCTGTCGTTGCTGGGTTCGACCACGGTATCGGGCAATGTGACCAACCAGTCGACCGGCTCGCTGTGGCAACTGGCCAATGTTTCGGCGGCAAGCGCCGCCAACAATGCGGGTGGCATCTGGGATCTTTCGGGCGATCTGACCACCTCTGGCGCGGTGACCAATGACGGTCTGCTCAATGTCGTTGGCACGCTGTCGGGCGACATGCTGAGCGAGACGGCCGCCACGCGCACCATCAACACCGCCGGTTTCGGCGGCGCCTCGACCGGCAATGTCAATCTGGGCGGCCTATACAATGCGGCCAACACGCTGGTCATCAACCAGTCGGGAACTTCGACCTACAGCGGCATTTTTTCAGGGACCGGCGGGCTGACCAAGACCGGCGCAGGCCTGCTCAATCTGGCGGGGGCAAATACCTTCACCGGCCCGCTGGCCATCAACGGCGGCACGATCGACACCACCGCAGGCGGCACCTTTGCCGACACGCTGGACGTGACGGTGGGCGCGGCGGGCACCTATTTGGTCGGCACGAATGACACGATCCATTCGCTGAGCAACAGCGGCAACACCACGGTGAATGCGGGGCTCAACCTTGCCACGCTGACCAACGATGCCACGGGCAATGCCACGGTCAACGGCTCGCTGGCCAGCACGGGCGATGTGTCGAACGCGGGCACGCTGGGTTTTGCATCGGGCTCGACCGGCTCGGTCGGCGGCGCGCTGAACAACACGGGCACGCTGACCTCGGCCGGGCAACTGACCGTTTCGGGCCTGTTCACCAATGCGCTGGGCGCAAACGCCACGCTGGGTTCCGCGGGCTGGACACTGCTTGACAGCCTCAGCAACAGCGGCACGCTGACCGCCTCCTCTCCCCTGACCGTGACCAATGCCGTGACCAACGACGGCCTGCTGAACCTCAGCGCCGGGTCACAGGGCCAGTTCGGCAGCCTGACCAACACAGGTACGGTCAATGCCGATGACTCGCTCAACGTGTCGGGCGCTTATACCCAGAACGCGGGCACGCTGACCGTTGCCGGCGGAAAGACGCTCACCACGGGCAGCTTCTCGGGCGCGGGCGGCACCGTCACGCTCAACGGCACGGGCAATGTCTTCACCATCAACCAGTCGGCCGACGGCACCTATGCGGGCGTGGTGACCGGCACCGGCGGCGTTTACAAGCAGGGCGCGGCCACGCTGACTCTGGCGGGCGCTGCGAACAGCTTTACGCCGGGCCAGCTCATTGTCCATGAGGGCGGCATGACCGTCCAGAACGCGGGCATTCTGGGCGGCGCTCTGCCGGTGCGCACCGATGCGGCGGGGACGCTCACTCTGCTGGGCGACCAGTCGATCATGGGCCTGCTCAACAATGGCACGACCAACCTTGTCGCTGATCTGACCACCAGCAGCACGATTGAAAACAACGGCCTGTTTAATGTGATCGGCTCGGTTTCGGGCGATCCGGCGGTGGAAGCGGCGGCCACGCGCACGATCAACACGGCAGGATTTGGCGGCGCCTCGACCGGCAATGTCAATCTGGGCGGCCTTCAGGGCGTGGCCAACACGCTGGTCATCAACCAGTCGGGCAACTCGCTCTATTCGGGCATCTTCTCGGGCGCCGGCGCGCTTACCAAGACCGGCTCTGGCGTGCTCAACCTGGCCGGGGCCAGCACCTTTGCGGGGCCGCTCACGGTCAATGCGGGCTGGATCGACACGTCGGCGGGCGGCACCTTTACCGACACGCTTGATGCCACGGTCGCGGCCAATGCGGGCCTCTATCTGGGCGCGAATGACACCATCCATTCGGTCACCAACAGCGGCACCACCTATGTCGATGCCGCGATCAATCTGACCACGCTGAACACGACCGCGACCGGCTATACGCAGGTTTACGGCACGCTCAACGCATCGGGCGATGTCAGCAATGCGGGCACGACGCGCTTCAGCACCGGCTCGTTTGAAAACCTTCAGGGCAACCTCGTCAACACCGGCGACCTGCGTTCGCGCGGCACGCTGACGGTAGCGGGCCTGTTCACCAATGACACCACCGGCACCGCCACGCTGGGGTCGGGCATCTATGCCAACAACGGCACCAGCCAGTTCGGCGCGATGCTCAACAATGGGCTGATCGACGCCTACACGCCGCTGACCGTGACCGGCAATGCCACCAACAGCGCCACCGGCACGCTTAACCTGCATCTCGGCTCGGCGCCCACATTCGGCAGCCTGAACAATTCGGGCGCGATCAACGCTTCCGACAACCTGTCCGTTTCGGGCGCCTATGTGCAGGATGCCGGAACGCTCTCGCTGGCCGATCATCTGGTGATGAACACCGGCAGCTTTTCGGGCGCGGGCGGTTCGGTGTTGCTGGGCGACAGCACGGGCTGGGCCATCAACCAGACCACCGACGGCACCTATTATGGGGTGATCGGCTCGCTCAGCGGCAATGCATCGAGTGCCAGCATTTTCAAGTATGGCACGGCAGCCCTGACGCTGAACGGCGGCGCGGGCAGCGTGATGGCCTCGCTGCTTGAAGTGGCCGATGGCACGCTCAATGTGGCCAGCGCCAATGCGCTGAGCAGCAACATGACGCTTTACGTCAACCCCCAGCAGCAGGGCGCGGCCCCCGTGCTCAATCTGCTGACCGATCAGTCGATCACTTCGCTCTTTACCAATGTGGGCGGCGTGACGAACCTGTCGGCGGATCTGACCACCAGTTCCTATACGCAGGTCGATGGTCGCCTCAATGTGCTGGCAGACGGCAATGGCGCAGCCACGCGCACGATCAACACCCCCTATCTGCTGGGCGCGACCAGCGGCGAGATCAATCTGGATGCCAATGCCACGCTCAACGTCAACCAGGCGGGCAATTCGCTCTATCAGGGCATTTTCACCGGCGGCGGGGCGCTGACCAAGACCGGCAACGGCACGCTGCTGCTCAGCGGGGCCAGCACCTTCACCGGGCCGCTGACCATCAATGGCGGCACCATCGACACCACGCCGGGCGGCACGTTTGCCGATACGCTGGACGTGACCGTGGGCGCGGCGGGCACATTGATCGCCGGTACGGCCGACACGATCCGTTCGATCAACAACAGCGGCACCACGACCGTCAATGCGGCGCTTTCGCTGGCATCGATGACCAACAATGCGGGCGGCACGGTCGGCATCAACAGCGCGCTGAGCGCAAGCGGCGATGTGTCGAATGGCGGCACCCTGACCTTTGCGCAGGGCAGCACCGGGACGATCGGCGGCGCGCTCACCAACAGCGGCATGCTGACCTCGCAGGGCGTGCTTCAGGTGGCCGGGCTCTTCACCAATGCGGCCGCGGCAACGGCCACGCTGGGCACGACGGGGGGCAGCAGCTTTGGCAGCCTTGCCAATGCGGGCACGCTCAATGTCAACTCTGTCCTGTTGGTTTCCGGGGCGGCCACCAACAGCGCGGGCGGCACGGTCAACCTTGATGCCGGAACGCTCTCGGAACTGGGCAGCCTGAACAATGCGGGCACTTTCACCGCCTCGTCTTCGCTGCTGGTTGACCACAATGTCGCCAACAGCGGCACGCTGACGCTGAATGCGGGCAACACCTATCAGTTCGACAGCCTGACCAACAGCGGCGCGGTTGCCGCCAACGCCGACCTCTATGTGGCCAATGCCTATACCCAGAACGCGGGCAGCCTGATCACCAGCAACAATGCCATGCTGACCACCGGCACGCTCTCGGGCGCGGGCGGCACGATCACGCTGAACGGCACCAGCACCTTCAACATCAACCAGACCGCCAACGGCACCTATTCGGGCGTTATCAACGGAACGGGCACGGTGGAGAAGTATGGTACGGGTGTTCTCACGCTCAACGGCGGGGTTGACAGCTTTGCCCCCAGCGCGCTCTCGATCCACTTTGGCGGCGTGACGGTGGCCACGGCTGATCTGCTCGACCATGCGCTCAATGTGCAGATCGACACGCCCGGTACGCTGACCCTGCAGGCCAACCAGACGATCCACAACCTGACCGGCAGCGGCGTGCTGAACATCGGCACCAACCTGCTCAATCTGGCCAATGGCGGTTCGTTCAGCGGCACGGTGCAGGGCACGGGCAATGTGGCGGTGTCGAACGGCACGTTCAACCTGAGCGGCCAGAGCAGTTCGACCTCTGGCACGTTCAGCACCGGCACCGGCACCACGCTCAACGTCACCCAGACCGGCAGCATTGTGGCCCCGAGCGTGACGCTGGCCAATTCGACGGTGAACCTGTCGGGTGCGATCGCGGCCAACGCCGTCAATGTCGCGGGCTCGCTGCTGCATTTGGGCAATGGCATCGATCTGGGCCAGAACGGGGCGACCTCGGGTCTGGTGACTTCCGCCGACACCTATGTCATCAACAGCGGCTCGGTTACCGGCAATGGCTCGATCACCGGCAACACCTTTGTCGGCGGCGCCACTGCGGGCACGATCGCGCCGGGCAACTCGCCGGGCGTGCTCACCTTCGGCAATCTGAACTTTGGCAACAATTCCAGCGCCATCATGCAGATTGACGGCAATGCCGGGGCCGGCGCAACCGGCGGGTATGACCAGATCATCGTCACCGGCGCACTGTCGCTGTCGGGTTCGTCGGTGCTCAATCTCACCAAGTCGCTGCCCGCGAACAATTATGTCATCCCGCTGGGCTCGGGCATCCAGATCTTCAAGGTCGCGCCGGGCAAGACCTCGGGCTTCTTCGGCTCGGTCGTCACCTCCAACTACAGCCAGCCTGTGGCGCTCAACCTCTCGAACGGCACGGTCTATGGTCTGGGCAGCTATACCCCGGCCAGCTTCACGGCCGCGGTGGCCACGAGCGACAACCAGAAGGCGATCCTGGGCACGATGCTGGTCAATTCGGCCGGCGGCACGCCGCAATATTACGGCGGCAATCTGCTGGGCGCGCTGACCTCGGCTCTGGCCGCAGGCGGGGCAAGCACCGCCGGTGTTTTCCAGCGCTGGTCGCCGCAGGGCTATGGCGCGATCCTCGACCAGATGCAGCTTGCCTCGCTCGATGGTCTTGCCGAGGTCGGCGGTTATCAGAAGCTGAACCCCGGCCATATCCGCGCCACCGGCTCGATCGAGCGCAGCGGCATGGATGGCATCAAGGTTGCGGGCGACAGCTGGAACAAGCATCGCGGCATGGCCTATAACATCGGCTTCTCGGGCGATCTCAAGTTTGCCCAGCTCAATGTGACCTACAGCCACACCAACGGCACCTATTCGAACGACTATATGACGGGTTCGATGCCGGGGGATCAGTTTGCGGCAGGCTTCTCGGCTCCGTTGACCCGCGATCAGGCGCTGCGCCTGTTCGGTCGCTTTGCCTATGGCACCTATTCGGCCCATGGCAAGCGCGTCACGCTGACCGGCGCGGCCGACTATACGGCCAATGGCGCCAGCACCACAACCTTTGGCGGCGGGCTTGAATATCTCAAGGCCTATGGTCCGCTCACGCTCGACCTGAGCGCGGAGTATATGGGCATGACGCAAAAGACCAAGGCGTTTACGGAAAGCGGCCTCACGGTCAGCCCGCTCGACCTGTTCGCCGTCGGTGCGATGAGCCGTAACCAGCAACTGGGCCGTCTGCGCGCCAGGTTCGACTATGGCTTCTCCAAGGTTGTGGGCGGCTATGTCGATCTGGCCTACACTCATGCCTTCGGCAATGGCCAGACGATGATCGGTGCAACGCAGGTGGCCGACCCCATCTCGTTCTCGATCAAGGACAGCGGTCTGGCCGCCGACCGGGTTCAGGCCAGCGCGGGCCTGCGCTTCACGATCGCCCCCGGCGTGCAGATCAACGCCGATGGCGGTCTGGGCAACAACGGCCTGTTCCGCTTTGGCGGCGGGGCGCGCATCGCCTTCTGA
- a CDS encoding MarR family winged helix-turn-helix transcriptional regulator: MTLPRTWDLFGGSHLPHRLLLLARMMDRATMQQLQEHFGLTLAEWRVLAFICSVGPASAADIGGAFEADRAEVSRAVKRLIDAGMIERKNNEQNRKRQIISALPAGQAVFDRARKMRSDYFEFILQDIDQPARDLLNDALRKIAMRVRDPKS; this comes from the coding sequence ATGACTTTGCCACGGACCTGGGATCTGTTTGGCGGCTCGCATTTGCCGCATCGCCTGCTGCTGCTTGCCCGCATGATGGATCGCGCCACGATGCAGCAATTGCAGGAGCATTTCGGGCTCACTCTGGCCGAATGGCGGGTTCTGGCCTTCATCTGTTCGGTGGGCCCGGCCAGCGCGGCTGACATCGGCGGCGCCTTTGAGGCGGATCGCGCGGAAGTCAGCCGGGCGGTCAAACGGCTGATCGATGCCGGAATGATCGAGCGCAAAAACAACGAACAAAACCGCAAGCGCCAGATCATTTCCGCCCTGCCCGCCGGACAGGCCGTCTTTGATCGCGCCCGAAAAATGCGCAGCGATTACTTTGAATTCATCCTGCAGGACATTGATCAACCGGCGCGCGATCTTCTCAATGACGCCTTGCGCAAGATCGCGATGCGTGTCCGCGATCCCAAGTCATGA
- a CDS encoding DUF3237 family protein, with protein MTQNHPFLPRLEHAFTISIDLSRPYWITPGARGDTRAAIFAAQGVIEGPRLQGRVVPMSGGDYPLSRPNGVIDFDARYLLEAEDGAIIYLENRGFRWARSPEIAEKMRRNEPVGFDDYYMRVTPRFDAPAGPHEWLSQHVFVGVAEKVPNANRIHYFVVM; from the coding sequence ATGACCCAAAACCATCCATTTTTGCCCCGGCTGGAACATGCCTTCACCATCTCGATCGACCTGTCGCGGCCCTATTGGATCACTCCTGGGGCGCGGGGCGATACGCGCGCGGCGATTTTCGCGGCGCAGGGCGTGATCGAGGGGCCTCGTCTGCAGGGGCGAGTGGTGCCCATGTCGGGCGGCGACTATCCGCTCTCGCGCCCCAACGGGGTGATCGACTTTGATGCGCGCTATTTGCTGGAAGCCGAGGATGGCGCGATCATCTATCTGGAAAACCGGGGCTTTCGCTGGGCGCGCAGCCCGGAAATCGCCGAAAAGATGCGCCGCAACGAGCCCGTCGGCTTTGACGATTACTATATGCGCGTGACCCCGCGTTTCGATGCCCCCGCCGGGCCGCACGAATGGCTCAGCCAGCATGTGTTTGTCGGCGTTGCGGAAAAAGTGCCCAATGCCAACCGCATCCATTATTTCGTGGTGATGTGA